The DNA window CGCAGCGACCCCAAAAATAACAATACGGCTACCGCTGCCAAAGTTGCCCCGGTTAACCCAGCAACGGCAACATTTTGAATGGAATTGCGAATAAAAATAGATTCATCTTGGGTTGTGACCAACGTCATCTCTTCCGGAATTGTTCCCACTGCCTTGAGTTGGTTAATGCGCTGCTTGACTTGATCGACGACTTGTATGGTGTTGGCTGTGGGCTGTTTTTGTACACTGACTTTTACCGCCGGATCGCCATTGAGGGTGACAAACACGCGCTGTTCCGCCGTACCATTAATAACCGTGGCAAACTCGGTGAGGGGAATATCGGCATCGCCCACCGCAAATGATAAATTGCGAATCTCCTCAGCATTGTCAAACTTACCAATCGTTCGCGTCAGCGGTTCTGTGTCTTCTCCTGATAAGCGTCCGGTTGCTACATCCACATTGCGATCGCGCAATTCATCTAAAACATCCGTTAACCCTAAGCCCAGCGCCTGCAAGCGAATCGGATCAATTTCGATGCGGACTTCTTCGGTCACCCCACCCGAGACATTCACCGACGCCACACCGGGGACAATACTTAACTCTCGCGCTAATTCTTCATCGGCAAAGACCCGCAAGTCCACATCCCGAAGCGACTGCGATTGCAAACCAAACTCATAAACCGGTAGCTGGGAGGGTTCAAACTTAAAAATGCGCGGATCTTCCACAATATCCGGCAATCGTCCTTGCACCCGATTAAAGGCAGCAGTGGTTTCGTTTAACGCCTGATCCACATCGTCTCCCGCTTCAAAGTACAAGTCAACCTCGACTTCCCCTTCTTCGGTTTCCGAGTACAGTTGGACAACCCCTTCTGTAGCGCGCAGGGCTTCTTCTAAGGGTTTGGTCACTTCTTCCACAGCAACGGTCGGTGAGACGCCAGGGGCACTTAACTCCACGCGAATGCGGGGATAGGTAATGGACGGGAGTAAGTTGACTGGAATTTGCAGGAGAAAAATGGTTCCCACAACTAACACAGCAACAGTAATGGCAAGGGTGCCAATATGTCTTCGGATCGCGATCGCGCTAATACTAAATCCAGTCATGAGTTATATTCGTTATTAGAAGAAGTAAAGATAATCAAAAGGTTGGGAGAATATTATGAAGATTGTACAAACTACAGGCAAAATAGAAAAAGGAGAATTAAGAGCAATTGCACCAGAAGATTTAAGTGATGGAGACGTTGATATTGTTATTGTTGCTAGAAATGAGCCTAATTCATTAGAAACAATGCGAAAATTGGCTAAAGATAAAGGTTATGATTCTCGTGAGAAAATCCTTGATTTAATTCATCAAGTCAAACTAGAAAAATTAGAAGAAAAAGGAAGAACCCAGTGAGTTCCGATCTTCAGCGTTTGTGCCTTGATACAAATATTTATATCATCGGGACTCAAGAAATTAACTCTCCAGAAGCAAAAATTTTAAGAGCAATTGGTTACTACGATGACATAGTAATTCAAATCGGAGCAGAAATTATTTTATCAGATGAAATCATTGATCAAGTTAGGCGCGTCGGTAAATATTTGTGGAATAAAGATAAAGCTGGTTTTGTAATTGGCTTGATTTGATCACGGCTAAATATCCATTATGTCAATTATAGTCAGGAATGGAATCAAGAATTAGAAAAAGTTATGACAGATGGAGAAATTCCTAATGAAGATATAGAGGTTTATTTAACAGCCAAATTAGGAAACTCCGATTGTTTTGTTTCTTCTAATCGAGAACTAATCAAAGCAATTGCTACATTTGAATGTCTGACTCCAAGGGAATTTATCAATAAGTATTTAAAAGCAGAATAGAATCGTAAAATTGGGTTAACTTGTTTTTGAGTAATCATCCTTTCTACTTGCCTAATTACGCTAATACTAAATCCAGTCATAAGTTTTTGGGTGATTATTGAGTATTGGTTGAGGAAAGGGCACTCAATTGCACTGCTTCCCCAGATTTAAGCGGACGACTACTACGAACAATATAAGCTGTTTCTGGCGCTAATCCTGAGAGAATTTCTACTTCGTTGTTGGCGCGATCGCCGAGTTGCACAGTTTGCGCTTCTACGATTGGCGGTTCCATTGTTCGATTCAAGGTAAATACCGTTGCTGTGTTATTTTCCGTTTCCTCTTGTAATGCCCTTTCAGGAATCACCACTTGTTCGCTGCCTTGGGGCGGGAAAGACACTCTAGCAAGCAAACCACTGCCAATGCGTCCTTCTGGGTTGGGTAGTGTTACTTCTACCGGCACTTGCCGTGTTTCCTGGTTGGCAGCCGGAGAAATGCGGTTTACCGTTCCCTGATAAGACTCATTCGGAAAGGCATCCAGTTTCACCTGCACCGATTGTCCTTGACGAATTTTCCCTAACGCCAGTTCAGACACTAGAACTCTCACTTTTACCGTTTGAAAATCGCCAATTGTGAGCACTTCATCTCCCGGTTGAATTAAGTTTCCCGGATCAGTAACTCGCTCTAAAACGACCCCTGCAATAGGAGATTTCAGCGTACTGTAAGAGAGACGCTCTTGGGCTTGGTCAATAATGGAACGTTGCACCCGCACTTGTTCTTGAGCCGTTGCCACTGCATCTTGTTCAATCTGGATTTGTTCTCGTGCGGCACGGACTTGTTTTTGAGCAACCGTTGCTTCTGTTTGCGCCACTTCTGCCTCTTGCTTGGCAATTGCGCCTTGTTCAGCAAGATTTTTTAAGCGTTGAGCATCGGCTTGGGCTTGTTCGGCTTCAGCTTGGGCTTGTTCGAGTTGAATTTGGGCATTTTTAACTTGATTGCGCGCTTGCTTCACTTCCGCAAGACGGCTTGCTAGTTCGGCTTCGGCTTCTGCGATGTTGGTTTGGAGAAGATTATCATTCAGTTGGGCTAAAACCTGTCCCTTGTCCACCCTATCCCCAACATCAACCGTTAACTCTTGCAGCCGTCCTTCTGCTTGTGACCGTAAGGACACTACTTGCTGCGGAGCTGTATCTCCTTTTACGATTAAGGCAGAGTTGAGAGATTTGACTTGCGCGATCGCGCTTTGAACATTAGGTAGTGAAGTTTCCTCACTGCTATTTTCCGGTTGGGCTTGTGCCGACGAATCCAACCGCTCTCCGCATCCGATCAAACCAGGAATGAGCACACTACTGAGTAACAGTATTCCTAGAAAGGGCTTACTTTTTTTAGCAATTAGAATCGAGACATTTTGAACAGTCATTCTAATAATTAATTTTTATAATTTGCTTGTTAGTTTAGGAATAAATCATTTCTCTCGCCCCTTCCCTAAGGTAGATCGTCAATTTAATAATCTCTTTCCGGGAATGAAAAGAAATCGGTAAGGGAGCAAATCTTGCCAACTTTCTTACTATCTTGTATGACAAGAAAGCCAAACGTTAATTCATTCGCTTAGACGTTAATAACTAGTATAAATTGCTTCTCAGGATATGGCAATTTTACGGGTTTAACATCGTTTTTTTAGGACTATCTTTCTGGGTGAATAAAGAGAGTAAATATTAGAGCTTCTTTTCAAAAAATGACTCCTTGTTAGTGGTTGCAACGGCTTCAAAAACAGTAAATTGAAGAAATAGAGTGAGGTTTGGGAATGATTGAAATTAAACCAGCGATTAACTGGGAAGCCCTAGCAGTTGCTTACGAACAGCGCCACCGTCAGCAGCAAGTTAGGGAAGGTAGAGGACAGTATCAGTTTCGACGCGATGGGGCACCTTCTCTTCCTTCTACTTTAGTTTTAAGAAACTATCAAACCCAAGCTGTGGTCAGTTGGTTTCGTCAGCGGGGACGAGGAATGCTGAAAATGGCAACGGGAAGTGGCAAAACGATTACGGCCCTTGCCATTACCACCGAACTCTATGAGAAGATTAGCTTACAAGTTTTATTAGTGGTGTGTCCCTATCGTCATCTGGTCACGCAATGGGCACGGGAATGTCAACAGTTTAATTTGCAACCGGTTTTAGCGTTTGAAAGTGTTGAACAGTGGCAACGGGACTTATCCAATCAGCTTTATCATCTTAATAAGGGAACGCAGGCGTTTTTAACAATTATTACGACGAACGCCATGCTGATGACAGAAGGCTTTCAATCTCAACTTAATTATTTGCCGGAAAAAACTTTAATTGTTGGTGATGAAGCACATCATTTAGGAGCACCCCGCTTACTCGCCAGTTTACCTTCCCAGATTGGCTTACGCTTGGGATTATCGGCCACGCCAGAGCGGTATTTTGATGAAACGGGAACGGATGCTGTGTTTGAGTACTTTGGCAAGACCTTAACTCCACAGTTTACCCTTGCCGACGCGATCGCGCAAGGCGCGTTAGTGCCCTATGCTTACCATCCGCTGTTTGTGGAATTAACGGCGGCAGAAGCCCTAGCTTATGCAAAATTAACCCAACGCATTGGCTGGGCATTAGCTGACAATCCGAATGTCCAAACTAATGAAACACTCACATCACTGCTGATGCAGCGATCGCGCTTAGTGGGAACTGCCGAAAATAAACTGCCCACTCTCGCCCGTTTAATGTCCACCCGCTTAAACACCAGCCACACCCTATTCTATTGCGGAGAGGGCACGATGGAAACAGTTTCTCATGGCATTCATCGCCAGGTCGCTGCTGTAACCCGTTTACTTGGCAATGAACTAGGCTTTCGGGTGCATCGCTATACGGCCCAAACTCCGATGAAAGAACGAGAAAAGTTGCGTTTCCAGCTTGAACAAGGCGAACTACAAGGCTTAGTTGCCATTCACTGTTTAGACGAAGGAGTCGATATTCCTGCCGTGCGTCATGCCGTTATTCTCGCTAGCACGAGTAATCCCCGCCAATTTATCCAGCGGCGAGGGAGAGTCTTACGCCCTCATCCCGGAAAAACGGAAGCCACGATCTTTGATATGATTGTAATTCCGCCGCAGCTCGATCGCGACACCTGGGAAGTGGAACGGAAGTTATTACGTAAAGAATTAAAACGCTTTCTCGAATTTGCCAAACTCGCTAATAATGCTGAAGCCGCCAGTCAAAAATTACTGGCTTTACAAGAACAATATCAACTGCAACTTTAGCCCCCGTTACCTCTAAGCCAAAATTGTACCGCCCATTAACTTCAAATAGCGCCGTTCTAATTCTTTCTTCAAACGAGGATAGTCCTCTAAATTTTGATCGGTAAAAATGAGTTTCTCTGCTGCTTCTCGGGCTAAGACTAACACTTCTTGATCTTCGACTAAACTCGCCAAAGCAAAATCTGGCAAGCCTGATTGCCTTTTTCCTAATACTTCCCCAGGTCCACGAAAACGCATATCCATCTCGGAAATGAAAAAGCCATCCCGCGATTGTTCTAACACCCCTAAGCGTTGTTTCGCTGTATCGGTTTTGGAGCCACTGATTAAAATACAGTAAGACTTATATTCTCCCCGTCCCACTCTTCCGCGCAGTTGGTGCAGTTGCGATAAGCCAAAGCGTTCTGCGTTTTCAATCAGCATCACGGTGGCGTTGGAAACATCCACTCCCACTTCAATGACGGTGGTGGAAACAATCACTTGCGTTTCATTATCCCGAAAGGCCTTCAGCGCCTCATCTTTTTCTGGGGAACTCATCCGCCCATGGAGCAAACCCACTTTAAACTCGGGAAAAATGCTATCTTGGAGTTTTTTCTGTTCTTCAATGGCGGAACGAACATCTAATTTTTCTGATTCTTCGACTAAGGGTAAGACAATATATGCCTGTCTTCCTTGGGCAATTTCTCGCCGAATTAACTCATACGCCTGACGACGGTCTTTTCCTGATAAAGCTGTGGTTTGAATGTCTTGTCGTCCGGGGGGCAGTTCATCAATTTGAGAGACATCTAAATCGCCATGCAGGGTTAAGGCAAGAGTGCGAGGAATGGGGGTTGCGGTCATACTCAGGACATGGGGAGAATGACCTTTATCTAATAATCGCGCGCGCTGTTGCACCCCAAAGCGATGTTGTTCGTCGATGACCACTAACCCTAACCGCTGGAAGTTCACCGGATCTTGAATCAAGGCATGAGTTCCCACAAGGAGAGGGAGTTCCCCGGTTTCTAGCTGTTGATGAATTTCCCGTCGTTTTGCGGTTTTTGTTGATCCGGTGAGCAGTTCGACGGGTAGATGCAGTAAGTTAAACCAACCGACCAGTTTGCGATAATGTTGTTCGGCGAGAACTTCGGTTGGTGCCATTAACGCCGCTTGATATCCCGACTGAATCGCGGCAAGAATCGCAAAAACAGCTACCACGGTTTTCCCTGACCCGACATCACCTTGTACCAGCCGGTTCATGGGAGTTTCGGAATTCAAGTCTTGGAGAATATCACTAACGACTCGCTGCTGGGCGTTGGTGAGTTGAAAGGGCAGAACTGCCTTAAATTGGTCAATGAGTTTGCCGGTAGGGTTAAGGATAACACTTTGCTGCGTCTCTTTTTGCTGCTGACGGCGAGTGAGAAAGCCCAGTTGCAAGAAGAAGAATTCATCGAAAATTAAGCGCCGTCTGGCGTGGGCGAGGGTATCATGATCCGAGGGAAAGTGGAGGTTACTCACGGCTTCCGGTAGGGACAGGAAGCCATACTGTTGACGCAGGTGAGAGGGGAGGGGATCTTTAAGTTTTTGGGCTGCAGGTAAAACGGTCATCACTGCTTTACGGATCACATCAGCGGAGACGCCTTCGGTGAGAGGATAGACCGGTAAAACCCGCCCAATCTTCACGGAGTCAATTTCCCCACCGGGAGAGTCTAAGAGTTCAATTTCGGGGTTATCGAGGGTAATCCCATATTTATTTTTTTTCACGAGCCCAGATGCTGCCACGATCGCGCTCTTGGGATATAATTTCTTTTGTTTCTCTTGCCAACCGCGATGGGTAAAGCGAGTTCCGGCAAAAAACCGACTCAACTTTACTTCTCCGGTGCGGTCTTTAAGCGTCAGTTGAAAAATACTCAGTTTTTTATTTTTCGGACTGGTAAAACAATTGCAACTTTTCACTATCCCCACAATCGTCACCGTTTCTCCTGCCGCTAAATCTTTAATATTGACTTGCCGGGCATAATCAATGTGTTCTCGGGGATAATAAAACAAGACATCTCTTACAGTTTCCAATCCCAGACGATAGAGACTTTTGGTGTAACTTCTGCCAATGCCAGGGGCTTCAGTGAGGGGTTGTTCGGGTTCGAGATAATGACTGCCGGGAGTAACCGGTGTTTTCGGCTTCACTTGCGGTTGGGGAGAAGATTCAGGTTGTTTTCCCTGCTGGACATCTTTGAGCAGACGACTGGCTTTCACCACCAATTGCTGACGTTCGGCATGGTCTTTTTCCCCATAATGGGCAAAGGCTTGAGCTAGGGCTTGCCAGCGCTGTTTTTGTTCGCGGGTTGCTTGGG is part of the Cyanobacteria bacterium GSL.Bin1 genome and encodes:
- a CDS encoding efflux RND transporter periplasmic adaptor subunit; translation: MTVQNVSILIAKKSKPFLGILLLSSVLIPGLIGCGERLDSSAQAQPENSSEETSLPNVQSAIAQVKSLNSALIVKGDTAPQQVVSLRSQAEGRLQELTVDVGDRVDKGQVLAQLNDNLLQTNIAEAEAELASRLAEVKQARNQVKNAQIQLEQAQAEAEQAQADAQRLKNLAEQGAIAKQEAEVAQTEATVAQKQVRAAREQIQIEQDAVATAQEQVRVQRSIIDQAQERLSYSTLKSPIAGVVLERVTDPGNLIQPGDEVLTIGDFQTVKVRVLVSELALGKIRQGQSVQVKLDAFPNESYQGTVNRISPAANQETRQVPVEVTLPNPEGRIGSGLLARVSFPPQGSEQVVIPERALQEETENNTATVFTLNRTMEPPIVEAQTVQLGDRANNEVEILSGLAPETAYIVRSSRPLKSGEAVQLSALSSTNTQ
- a CDS encoding DNA phosphorothioation system restriction enzyme; the encoded protein is MIEIKPAINWEALAVAYEQRHRQQQVREGRGQYQFRRDGAPSLPSTLVLRNYQTQAVVSWFRQRGRGMLKMATGSGKTITALAITTELYEKISLQVLLVVCPYRHLVTQWARECQQFNLQPVLAFESVEQWQRDLSNQLYHLNKGTQAFLTIITTNAMLMTEGFQSQLNYLPEKTLIVGDEAHHLGAPRLLASLPSQIGLRLGLSATPERYFDETGTDAVFEYFGKTLTPQFTLADAIAQGALVPYAYHPLFVELTAAEALAYAKLTQRIGWALADNPNVQTNETLTSLLMQRSRLVGTAENKLPTLARLMSTRLNTSHTLFYCGEGTMETVSHGIHRQVAAVTRLLGNELGFRVHRYTAQTPMKEREKLRFQLEQGELQGLVAIHCLDEGVDIPAVRHAVILASTSNPRQFIQRRGRVLRPHPGKTEATIFDMIVIPPQLDRDTWEVERKLLRKELKRFLEFAKLANNAEAASQKLLALQEQYQLQL
- the recG gene encoding ATP-dependent DNA helicase RecG gives rise to the protein MTDTSSLDWERLHKALAVEAKAGYSDIVGKQYRFSEFLCLTFGKVPPQATREQKQRWQALAQAFAHYGEKDHAERQQLVVKASRLLKDVQQGKQPESSPQPQVKPKTPVTPGSHYLEPEQPLTEAPGIGRSYTKSLYRLGLETVRDVLFYYPREHIDYARQVNIKDLAAGETVTIVGIVKSCNCFTSPKNKKLSIFQLTLKDRTGEVKLSRFFAGTRFTHRGWQEKQKKLYPKSAIVAASGLVKKNKYGITLDNPEIELLDSPGGEIDSVKIGRVLPVYPLTEGVSADVIRKAVMTVLPAAQKLKDPLPSHLRQQYGFLSLPEAVSNLHFPSDHDTLAHARRRLIFDEFFFLQLGFLTRRQQQKETQQSVILNPTGKLIDQFKAVLPFQLTNAQQRVVSDILQDLNSETPMNRLVQGDVGSGKTVVAVFAILAAIQSGYQAALMAPTEVLAEQHYRKLVGWFNLLHLPVELLTGSTKTAKRREIHQQLETGELPLLVGTHALIQDPVNFQRLGLVVIDEQHRFGVQQRARLLDKGHSPHVLSMTATPIPRTLALTLHGDLDVSQIDELPPGRQDIQTTALSGKDRRQAYELIRREIAQGRQAYIVLPLVEESEKLDVRSAIEEQKKLQDSIFPEFKVGLLHGRMSSPEKDEALKAFRDNETQVIVSTTVIEVGVDVSNATVMLIENAERFGLSQLHQLRGRVGRGEYKSYCILISGSKTDTAKQRLGVLEQSRDGFFISEMDMRFRGPGEVLGKRQSGLPDFALASLVEDQEVLVLAREAAEKLIFTDQNLEDYPRLKKELERRYLKLMGGTILA